ATAGATCGTCATGGGTTCTTCCTGAATATTTTCTTGCGATGCTAAGGTTTCGATAAATTGGATCCAAAGTTAGCGATTAACAACCATACTTTGGTCTCATTGGCTTAAATTGGATCCATTATAGGATCGGCGCCACTTGCGCTTGCCGACGTACGCGGTATTTTCGAAGCATGAGCACTTCGAGCACATTCCCCTCTTCTGAGATCACAAGCGCCGATCAAGTCGCGAAAACGATCCGCGAGAAGATCCTGGAGGGCGAGCTGGAGCCCGGGCGACGGCTCCAGCAGGATCATCTATCGGATATGCTCGGCGTTTCCCGGACGCCCCTTCGGACGGCGTTGGCCATGATCGCCCAGGAGGGGCTCATCGATTACGAGGCCAACCGAGGCTATCGCGTCCGGGCGTTTTCCATCTCCGAGGTGCGGGATGCCTTCGCCGTGCGCGCGCAACTGGAGGGTTTCGCCTGCCGCTGCGCAGCAGCGCGAAAAGTTTCGGACGCAGTCATCGCAAAATTCGAGTCTCTGGTGACCGAGGGCGACCGCCTTCTCTCCGGTGGAATGCTGGATCCCTCCCTGCTGCCCGCCTACCGACGCATGAATGTGGAATTCCATCAGCTGATCATATCCCTGGCCGGTAATTCCTGGATCGAAAGCTTCGTGCGGCAAACGCACAATGTCCCCCTGGTGTCCGACCGCATCATCCTCTGGGACAACTATGACATCATCTACCGCTCCCATGACGATCATCATCGGATTGCAAAGGCTATTGCTCAAGGAGAGGGCATCCGAGCCGAGAACCTGATGATCGAGCACGTTACATTCGCAGGAAATCTCTTGGCGGAGAGGCTCGAAATGGATCCACGGGGGGTCCTGACGTCGCAGAGCAAGCCATCGAACGGTTTATCAAAGTCTCGTAAGAACGGATAGTTTTCATGACCGCCCTTAAGCTCTTTCATTCGCCAGCCTCTCCCTATGTCCGCAAGGTCCTGGTCAGCGCACATGAGAAAGGCGTCGAGAACCAGATCGAACTGCTGCCGTCGGCGGCAGGCCCGGTTAAACGCGATCAAGCGATCGTTTCTCACAATCCATCAGGCAAGGTGCCGACCGCGATACTACCGGATGGACAGTCACTTTTCGACAGCCGTGTAATCTGTGCTTATGTGGATACGTTGAGTGACACGCCGCGTCTCGTGCCAGCCTCGCATGAGGAGCGATTCCGTGCGCTGACGCTCGAGGCGCTTGCAGACTCCATTCTCGATGCTGCTCTGCTCTGCCGCTACGAGACGGTTTTGCGCCCCGAAGAGAAGCGCTGGACCGATTGGTACAACGGCCAGATGGAAAAGGTCGACAGCGGCCTCGACGATCTGTCCCGCAATTGGCTCACCGCATTGCAGGGCCCGATTTCCGCCGGCACCATCGCCGTTGCCTGCGCGCTCGGTTACTTGGACTTCCGTTTCTCCGACAAGGATTGGCGTACAGGCCGCGATGCGCTGGCCAGTTGGTACGGAGAGTTCGCCAAGCGCGACTCGATGAAGGCGACTTGGCCACAAGGGTAAGCCGATCGTGTGGCGGGGCTCGTCTGCCTGCGCCCGGCGAACGGCGCGCGGGGTCGAGAGGCGCACATCTACCCGCCTGGTATCCCGGGCATCTGGCGCGGCTTTGCGCGGGAAGATGCGACACAACAAAGGCTGAGAGCATCGGACGTGAGTTCGTATGGACGCCCGATGCTCAAAGTCTAAGGGCACAATGGCCAGCTCTGATCCAGCGTCGCCTCTGGATCGGGGGGCGGAGCAGACCAACGCCTGTTATATGGCGCCTTGATGGGAAAGCCCACCTGCCGGCTTAAGGCTTGACGAGGAGGATAGCCTCGATTTCGACTGCCATTCGATTAGGCAGCGACCCCATGCCGACAGCGGAACGCGCATGGCGGCCGGCGTCTCCCAGAACATCGACGAGGAGGTCCGAGCATCCGTTAATCACCTTCGGATGATCGAAGAAATCATCCTCGGCATTCACCATGCCAAGCAGCTTGACGACGGCCTCGACCCGGCTGAGCTCACCGAGGGCCGATTTCGCGACGGCCAAGAGGTTGAGCCCCGTAAGCCGCGCCTCCTCATAAGCCTCTTCGATTGAAATATCTCGTCCAAGGCGCCCCTGTCGATAGGATCCGTCCGAGCGCTTGGGCCCCTGTCCGGAGAGGTACAGCATATTGCCCGCCCAGCGATACGGCACATAGTTCGCGACTGGAACGGGTGCGTCAGGCAGGATGAGACCAAGGGCTTTCAGCTTCTCTTCAGGCGTCATGGCATTTTATCCGTCAGGTTTGGTGAGGTGAGTGTTATCGCGGAATTTATGTGCTTCCGCGTTTAACGAGCTCCAATGCGACAGTCTCGCTGGACGACCCGTCCGTTTCTCCGTTCAGGCGGGCAAGCAGCATTTCGCCGGCTCGCCTGCCGATCTGGCGGCAATCCATCCGAATGGTCGTCAGGCCTGGCGGGATTTCGGCAGCCAGATCGCTATCGCCGAAACCGGCGATAGCAATGTCGCCCGGCATATTCAATCCGCGCCTGGAAGCCTCGAGGAGTGCGCCCATCGCAATGAGATCATTGGCGCAGAAGACAGCATCGATCTTCTCATGACTGTCAAGGAGCTGATTGAGAGCCCGCTGTCCATCCGAGAGGCCGGAAACCGTATCCAAGCTCAACTCTGCCACCAGCTTGAGTCCCGCGCTGCGCACACCGTCGCGAAAGCCGGCCAAGCGCAGCAGACCGCGACCGCCGCTTCGGCCAATGAAGGCGACGCGGCGGTATCCTTGCGCGGCGAAGTGCTGGGCGACCATTCGACCGCCATCGGTGTTGGAAAACCCGACCAGCATATCGATCGGATCCGGCGGGAAAGCCCATGTCTCTATGACGGGGACACCGAGCTCGCGCAGGAACGAGCGGTTCTCTTCGAGCTCTACCACTCCCGTGAACAAGACAGCCGCCGGGCGCAAGGCCAGGAGCGACTGGATCATCGATGTCTCCCTCGCGTAGGAATACGAGGTCTGCCCGATCATGAGCTGAAAGCCGCGCGGCTCCAGCACCTCGGCGCAACCTTGAACGGCCAGCCCGAATTGTTGACTGACGATGTTCGAAACGAAAGCCGCAACGATGTTCGAGCGCCCGGACCTCAGCGCTCGCGCGTGGGGATTGGATGCATAGCCCGTCACCTCGACGGC
This region of Microvirga mediterraneensis genomic DNA includes:
- a CDS encoding GntR family transcriptional regulator, with translation MSTSSTFPSSEITSADQVAKTIREKILEGELEPGRRLQQDHLSDMLGVSRTPLRTALAMIAQEGLIDYEANRGYRVRAFSISEVRDAFAVRAQLEGFACRCAAARKVSDAVIAKFESLVTEGDRLLSGGMLDPSLLPAYRRMNVEFHQLIISLAGNSWIESFVRQTHNVPLVSDRIILWDNYDIIYRSHDDHHRIAKAIAQGEGIRAENLMIEHVTFAGNLLAERLEMDPRGVLTSQSKPSNGLSKSRKNG
- a CDS encoding glutathione S-transferase, whose product is MTALKLFHSPASPYVRKVLVSAHEKGVENQIELLPSAAGPVKRDQAIVSHNPSGKVPTAILPDGQSLFDSRVICAYVDTLSDTPRLVPASHEERFRALTLEALADSILDAALLCRYETVLRPEEKRWTDWYNGQMEKVDSGLDDLSRNWLTALQGPISAGTIAVACALGYLDFRFSDKDWRTGRDALASWYGEFAKRDSMKATWPQG
- a CDS encoding RidA family protein, whose translation is MTPEEKLKALGLILPDAPVPVANYVPYRWAGNMLYLSGQGPKRSDGSYRQGRLGRDISIEEAYEEARLTGLNLLAVAKSALGELSRVEAVVKLLGMVNAEDDFFDHPKVINGCSDLLVDVLGDAGRHARSAVGMGSLPNRMAVEIEAILLVKP
- a CDS encoding LacI family DNA-binding transcriptional regulator — encoded protein: MRIEEVARIAGVSPITVSRALHQPGRVSEEKRLKVQQAVEVTGYASNPHARALRSGRSNIVAAFVSNIVSQQFGLAVQGCAEVLEPRGFQLMIGQTSYSYARETSMIQSLLALRPAAVLFTGVVELEENRSFLRELGVPVIETWAFPPDPIDMLVGFSNTDGGRMVAQHFAAQGYRRVAFIGRSGGRGLLRLAGFRDGVRSAGLKLVAELSLDTVSGLSDGQRALNQLLDSHEKIDAVFCANDLIAMGALLEASRRGLNMPGDIAIAGFGDSDLAAEIPPGLTTIRMDCRQIGRRAGEMLLARLNGETDGSSSETVALELVKRGST